A single region of the Nitrospirae bacterium YQR-1 genome encodes:
- a CDS encoding SIS domain-containing protein: MNTQTAQKCHNDFKAALDSIKVTSHDSSSLEFIPAVVRACELIASQHSMGNKVMFIGNGGSAAVASHMAIDFWKNGRIKATAFNDSSLLTCIANDYGYEYVFEKPIEMFADEGDVLFAISSSGNSKNILNGTDMAVKKNCAVITLSGFKEENPLRLKGVINFYVPSNIYGIVELVHQHICHLILDTIMGGGACG; this comes from the coding sequence ATGAATACTCAAACAGCCCAAAAATGCCACAATGATTTTAAGGCGGCCCTTGATTCCATCAAGGTAACATCTCATGACTCTTCGTCTTTAGAATTCATACCGGCAGTTGTAAGAGCCTGTGAACTCATAGCTTCTCAACACTCCATGGGCAACAAAGTAATGTTTATCGGCAACGGCGGCTCCGCCGCCGTTGCCTCTCATATGGCCATAGATTTCTGGAAAAACGGCCGCATTAAAGCTACGGCCTTTAACGATTCATCTCTCCTTACCTGCATAGCAAACGACTACGGCTACGAGTACGTGTTTGAAAAACCCATTGAGATGTTTGCCGATGAGGGAGATGTTCTGTTTGCCATAAGCAGCTCCGGTAATTCTAAAAATATCCTAAACGGCACCGACATGGCTGTTAAAAAGAACTGTGCCGTCATCACTCTCTCAGGATTTAAGGAGGAAAACCCCTTGCGTTTAAAAGGTGTTATAAATTTCTACGTTCCATCAAACATCTACGGGATAGTCGAGCTCGTTCACCAACACATCTGCCACCTCATTTTGGACACTATAATGGGCGGCGGTGCTTGTGGATAA